In one Nocardioides sp. NBC_00368 genomic region, the following are encoded:
- a CDS encoding HNH endonuclease: protein MYETIDHLLDGPPPGASERELVDWISRLEQVKCTAEAVQAEAAVRLDEAARARQAEAGTPARKLGEGVASQVALARRVSPARGAKLLGLAKILLAEMPHTFSLMKAGLFSQWQATILARETACLTLDDRRVIDHELCAPGPDGEPAKAVSMGLRQLENAAKKLAITLDQAAVVARAANAAKDRRVSLRPAPDTMTWLGALLPVKDGVAVFAALDQAAKTAAAAGDERSRGQVMADTLVDRVTGRSTADAKPRIEVKIVMTADTLTNNGDQPAMVEGYGPVPATLARDALNDAEVFIRRLFTDPAGQLVAMESRSRKAPDGLAEFITTRDGGICRTNGCDAPIRNIDHIQRHADGGTTSVENLQGLCEQCNQAKEALGWQARPGPDGSITTITPTGHTYTSPPPDTWRPDPPPLSRAEFTLRDVLLDHTLAA, encoded by the coding sequence ATGTACGAGACCATCGACCACCTCCTCGACGGGCCACCTCCGGGTGCGTCCGAGCGAGAGCTGGTCGACTGGATCTCTCGCCTCGAACAGGTGAAGTGCACCGCCGAAGCGGTGCAGGCCGAAGCAGCGGTACGTCTGGACGAAGCCGCCCGCGCACGCCAGGCCGAGGCCGGGACTCCTGCCCGGAAGCTTGGCGAGGGGGTGGCCTCCCAGGTCGCGCTGGCGCGGCGGGTCTCACCCGCTCGGGGTGCGAAGCTGCTCGGACTGGCGAAGATCCTTCTCGCCGAGATGCCGCACACCTTCAGCCTCATGAAGGCCGGACTGTTCTCCCAGTGGCAGGCCACCATCCTCGCCCGCGAAACCGCCTGCCTCACCCTCGACGATCGCCGGGTCATCGACCACGAACTCTGCGCGCCAGGACCGGACGGGGAACCCGCGAAGGCCGTGTCGATGGGGCTGCGGCAGCTCGAGAACGCCGCGAAGAAGCTCGCCATCACCCTCGACCAGGCCGCCGTGGTCGCCCGCGCAGCGAACGCGGCCAAGGACCGCCGAGTCAGCCTGCGGCCGGCACCGGACACGATGACCTGGCTCGGCGCACTCCTGCCCGTCAAGGACGGCGTCGCCGTGTTCGCAGCCCTGGACCAGGCCGCCAAGACGGCTGCTGCCGCTGGTGATGAACGGAGCCGTGGCCAGGTCATGGCCGACACCCTCGTCGACCGCGTCACCGGCCGCAGCACCGCCGACGCGAAGCCCCGGATCGAGGTCAAAATCGTCATGACCGCCGACACGCTCACCAACAACGGCGACCAGCCGGCGATGGTCGAGGGCTACGGCCCCGTCCCCGCCACCTTGGCCCGCGACGCGCTCAACGACGCCGAGGTGTTCATCCGGCGCCTCTTCACCGACCCCGCCGGCCAACTCGTCGCGATGGAATCACGCTCCCGCAAAGCCCCCGACGGACTCGCCGAGTTCATCACCACCCGCGACGGCGGAATCTGCCGCACCAACGGCTGTGACGCCCCGATCCGCAACATCGACCACATCCAACGCCACGCGGATGGCGGAACCACAAGCGTCGAGAACCTCCAAGGGCTGTGCGAACAATGCAACCAAGCCAAAGAAGCCCTCGGCTGGCAGGCAAGACCAGGACCCGACGGCAGCATCACCACCATCACCCCCACCGGGCACACCTACACCAGCCCACCACCCGACACCTGGCGACCGGACCCACCACCCCTGTCCCGGGCAGAGTTCACACTGCGCGACGTACTGCTCGACCACACCCTCGCAGCCTGA
- a CDS encoding GMC oxidoreductase, producing MPTSATRRTLLAGAAGAAGAAASGLLAGPAAASSPRRVRLVREEHRAVVVGSGFGGGVAALRLAEAGVPVTVLERGRRWPTGPDAQTFPTVRSLDKRVLFHTTTPEALKPLQTLLGTPLNFGPYVGLLEPVLGQNMLAMCAAGVGGGSLVYQGMTLQPSAEVFDTWFLNELDYDLMHRVHYPRVARMLGAATAPDELIASDNYRVSRTFGARVRAAGYDLQKIPMPIDWSYALAELRGEMAPSYTNGDCALGVNNGGKHSVDVTYIQQAEATGLVQVATRHNVTSVARAADGRWEVHVDRTDDTGDVIEQKILTTRALVMAAGSLNTSKLLVRAAATDTIPDLPEQLGQGWGTNGDRIYMWRPFDENLTGTQGGPVVYQSQDWADPKTANTVIQASVPPLPLGLDLGATMLVGFGVSADRGSFRYSSLTDSVSLRFPFGGDAASYRAIHERVSKISGGLGALIDTNTIVNSTWHPLGGANMGTVCDLDGRVQGQDGLYVLDGALIPGTTGACNPSMTIAAVAERAMDNIVAKDVGAVI from the coding sequence TTGCCCACGTCTGCCACCAGACGTACGTTGCTCGCCGGTGCCGCCGGCGCGGCCGGTGCCGCTGCTAGCGGGCTGCTCGCCGGTCCGGCCGCGGCCTCCTCGCCCCGCCGCGTACGACTGGTGCGGGAGGAGCACCGCGCGGTCGTCGTCGGGTCCGGATTCGGAGGTGGGGTGGCCGCCCTGCGGCTGGCCGAGGCGGGCGTACCGGTCACGGTGCTCGAGCGCGGCCGCCGCTGGCCGACCGGGCCGGACGCGCAGACCTTCCCGACGGTGCGCTCGCTCGACAAGCGGGTGCTGTTCCACACCACCACGCCCGAGGCGCTCAAGCCGCTGCAGACGCTGCTCGGCACGCCGCTGAACTTCGGTCCGTACGTCGGTCTCCTAGAGCCCGTCCTCGGCCAGAACATGCTGGCCATGTGCGCGGCCGGGGTCGGCGGCGGCTCGCTGGTCTACCAGGGCATGACGCTGCAGCCCTCCGCGGAGGTCTTCGACACCTGGTTCCTGAACGAGCTCGACTACGACCTCATGCACCGGGTCCACTACCCGCGCGTGGCCCGGATGCTCGGCGCCGCGACCGCGCCCGACGAGCTGATCGCCTCGGACAACTATCGGGTCTCGCGTACCTTCGGCGCGCGCGTCCGGGCCGCCGGCTACGACCTGCAGAAGATCCCGATGCCCATCGACTGGTCCTACGCGCTCGCGGAGCTGCGCGGCGAGATGGCGCCGTCCTACACCAACGGCGACTGCGCGCTCGGCGTCAACAACGGTGGCAAGCACTCCGTCGACGTCACCTACATCCAGCAGGCCGAGGCCACCGGGCTCGTGCAGGTGGCGACCCGCCACAACGTGACCTCGGTCGCCCGAGCCGCGGACGGTCGCTGGGAGGTCCACGTCGACCGCACCGACGACACCGGCGACGTCATCGAGCAGAAGATCCTGACCACCCGGGCGCTGGTGATGGCGGCCGGCTCGCTCAACACCAGCAAGCTCCTCGTCCGAGCCGCGGCCACCGACACCATCCCCGATCTTCCCGAGCAGCTCGGTCAGGGCTGGGGCACCAACGGCGACCGGATCTACATGTGGCGCCCCTTCGACGAGAACCTCACCGGTACGCAGGGTGGGCCCGTCGTCTACCAGAGCCAGGACTGGGCCGACCCGAAGACGGCCAACACCGTCATCCAGGCATCGGTGCCGCCACTCCCCCTCGGCCTCGACCTGGGCGCCACGATGCTCGTCGGCTTCGGGGTCAGCGCCGACCGTGGCAGCTTCCGCTACAGCTCGCTGACCGACTCGGTGAGCCTGCGCTTCCCCTTCGGTGGCGACGCGGCGAGCTACCGCGCCATCCACGAGCGGGTCTCCAAGATCAGCGGCGGGCTCGGTGCCCTCATCGACACCAACACCATCGTCAACAGCACCTGGCACCCCCTCGGCGGCGCCAACATGGGCACCGTGTGCGACCTCGACGGACGCGTCCAGGGCCAGGACGGCCTCTACGTCCTCGACGGAGCGCTCATCCCCGGCACCACCGGCGCCTGCAACCCATCGATGACCATCGCCGCCGTCGCCGAGCGCGCCATGGACAACATCGTCGCCAAGGACGTCGGGGCGGTCATCTGA
- a CDS encoding DUF1048 domain-containing protein, with the protein MNNILTRLIGDKKDWKRMEARAAELPADYRTVYSEMKNYMWRFTAGDGMDIVEILRDILDLFETEAAAGRSVIDVTGPDLAAFCDARLPEQQDVYRAKLRANLNKVADKLV; encoded by the coding sequence ATGAACAACATCCTCACCCGTCTCATCGGCGACAAGAAGGACTGGAAGCGCATGGAAGCCCGCGCCGCAGAGCTGCCGGCCGACTACCGCACCGTGTACTCCGAGATGAAGAACTACATGTGGCGCTTCACCGCCGGAGACGGGATGGACATCGTCGAGATCCTGCGCGACATCCTGGATCTCTTCGAGACCGAGGCCGCGGCCGGTCGCAGCGTCATCGACGTCACCGGGCCTGATCTGGCCGCGTTCTGCGACGCCAGGCTGCCCGAGCAGCAGGACGTCTACCGCGCCAAGCTGCGCGCGAACCTCAACAAGGTCGCCGACAAGCTCGTCTGA
- a CDS encoding gamma-glutamyltransferase family protein encodes MSSTYTPPAAFKTRPDLLGRFGMVGSTHWLASGTAQAVLERGGNAFDAVVAGGFVLHVVEPHLNGPGGDLVGIFAPAGGEATVLMGQGPAPAGASAEHMRAEGLELVPGSGALAAAVPGAVEAWLMLLRDHGTWELGEVLAYAIDYARNGHPILGRAVSTIATVADLFRDHWPTSAAHWLVGGEPPEPDTMVRNEAYAAVLDRLVAAGDGAATREERIDAARAAWGSGFVAEAIERFVRTPHRHSSGTDHSGVITAADMAGFSAAYEQPVTTEFRGHTIAKAGPWTQGPVLLQTLNLLEPLDDALLDPSNPAGAHTILEATKLAFADRDAHYGDGADPEVIATLLSREYAATRRSLITDVASAEVRPGLGATAFPPLRETYDPAAAASGVGEPTVSREGETRGDTCHIDVADRWGNMIAVTPSGGWLQSSPTIPELGFCLGTRLQMTWLEPGLPSTLTPGRRPRTTLTPTLVLRDGRAVTAVGSPGGDQQDQWQLLYLLRTLVGGYSPQQAIDAPALHSTSFPGSFWPRTWVPGGAVLEDRLGDEVIEGLRSRGHAVELSGDWSLGRLSAVTRDPGTGTLSAAANPRGAQGYAVGR; translated from the coding sequence GTGTCCTCCACCTACACCCCTCCGGCAGCCTTCAAGACCCGTCCCGACCTGCTGGGGAGGTTCGGCATGGTCGGCTCGACGCACTGGCTGGCCAGCGGCACGGCGCAGGCGGTGCTCGAGCGCGGTGGCAACGCCTTCGACGCGGTGGTGGCAGGCGGGTTCGTGCTGCACGTGGTCGAACCCCACCTCAACGGGCCGGGTGGCGACCTGGTCGGGATCTTCGCGCCCGCCGGCGGCGAGGCGACGGTGCTGATGGGCCAGGGGCCTGCGCCTGCGGGGGCCTCTGCGGAGCACATGCGCGCCGAGGGGCTGGAGCTGGTCCCTGGCTCGGGCGCGCTGGCCGCCGCCGTGCCGGGCGCGGTCGAGGCCTGGTTGATGCTGTTGCGCGACCACGGCACCTGGGAGCTGGGCGAGGTGCTCGCCTACGCCATCGACTACGCCCGCAACGGCCACCCGATCCTGGGTCGCGCGGTCTCCACGATCGCCACCGTCGCCGACCTGTTCCGCGACCACTGGCCCACCTCGGCCGCCCACTGGCTCGTCGGCGGTGAGCCGCCCGAGCCCGACACCATGGTCCGCAACGAGGCCTACGCCGCCGTCCTCGACCGTCTCGTCGCCGCCGGCGACGGCGCCGCGACCCGCGAGGAGCGTATCGACGCGGCCCGCGCCGCGTGGGGGAGCGGGTTCGTCGCGGAGGCGATCGAACGGTTCGTACGCACCCCGCACCGCCACTCCTCCGGAACCGACCATTCCGGGGTGATCACGGCCGCTGACATGGCGGGGTTCTCTGCTGCGTACGAGCAGCCGGTGACGACCGAGTTCCGCGGCCACACCATCGCGAAGGCGGGGCCGTGGACGCAGGGGCCGGTGCTCCTGCAGACGCTCAACCTGCTCGAGCCGCTCGATGACGCGCTGCTCGACCCGAGCAACCCGGCCGGCGCGCACACGATCCTGGAGGCGACCAAGCTCGCCTTCGCCGACCGCGACGCCCACTACGGCGACGGCGCCGATCCGGAGGTGATCGCGACCCTTCTCTCCAGGGAGTACGCAGCCACCCGCCGCTCCCTGATCACCGATGTTGCCTCCGCCGAGGTGAGGCCCGGGCTGGGCGCGACGGCCTTCCCGCCGCTGCGCGAGACCTACGATCCGGCCGCCGCCGCGTCCGGCGTGGGGGAGCCGACGGTCTCGCGCGAGGGCGAGACGCGCGGCGACACCTGCCACATCGACGTCGCCGACCGCTGGGGCAACATGATCGCCGTGACCCCCTCGGGCGGGTGGCTGCAGTCCTCGCCCACGATCCCCGAGCTCGGTTTCTGTCTCGGCACCCGGCTGCAGATGACCTGGCTCGAGCCGGGGCTGCCCTCGACGCTCACTCCCGGCCGCCGGCCGCGCACGACGCTCACCCCGACCTTGGTTTTGCGCGACGGGCGGGCTGTCACGGCCGTCGGTTCGCCGGGTGGGGATCAGCAGGACCAGTGGCAGCTGCTCTATCTGCTGCGCACTCTTGTCGGGGGCTATTCGCCTCAGCAGGCCATCGACGCGCCTGCGCTCCACTCGACCTCTTTCCCCGGCTCCTTCTGGCCGCGCACGTGGGTTCCTGGCGGCGCGGTGCTCGAGGATCGGCTCGGTGACGAGGTCATCGAGGGCTTGCGATCTCGGGGCCACGCGGTTGAGCTCAGCGGCGACTGGTCTCTCGGGCGGCTCTCTGCGGTTACTCGTGATCCTGGCACGGGCACGCTTTCTGCTGCTGCTAATCCTCGGGGGGCGCAGGGGTACGCGGTCGGGCGGTAG